A stretch of the Vigna radiata var. radiata cultivar VC1973A chromosome 7, Vradiata_ver6, whole genome shotgun sequence genome encodes the following:
- the LOC106769177 gene encoding pentatricopeptide repeat-containing protein At2g15690, mitochondrial, producing MATFPLIQRARTTMLSSSFKLRTHLIHGNHYTQTLTTKFLSTSALPHHYQRFPSHQNQQQSPSDPPHFQPQQWQQHQSQHFNPQTNQFLHHNHQPRQHNVPPPFPEHGQNHNQWNPQSPTRQSPNFQTPTSQNPNLRPSTSPNRGNSQNPATPNPWSPSTQGFPNPNQFRNPSNQLNNNQTSIQGQASPAPPPPPPSITDLALLCTEGNVKEAIELMDKGVKADAGCFNLLFDLCGQSKSLEDAKKAHDHFLQSSFRSDLMLNNKVIEMYGNCKSMTDARRVFDHMPNRNMDSWLLMMRGYANNTNGDDALQLFEQMNELGLEITSETFLAVLSACASAEAVEDAYVHFESMKSKYGIEPGVEHYMGLLDVLGQSAYLNEAEEFIAKLPFEPTVNVWEKLKHYARVHGDVDLEDYAEELMVSLDPSKAAVNKIPTPPPKKYTAISMLDGRNRIIEYKNPTLYKDDEKLKALSGMKDAGYVPDTRYVLHDIDQEAKEQALLYHSERLAIAYGLISTPPRTPLRIIKNLRVCGDCHNAIKIMSRIVGRELIVRDNKRFHHFKDGKCSCGDYW from the coding sequence ATGGCGACGTTTCCATTGATTCAGCGTGCGCGTACAACAATGCTTTCTTCCTCCTTCAAGCTTCGGACACACCTTATCCATGGCAACCACTACACCCAAACCCTAACCACTAAATTTCTAAGCACCTCTGCTCTTCCACACCACTATCAAAGATTCCCTTCCCACCAAAACCAACAACAATCACCTTCTGATCCTCCACACTTTCAGCCTCAACAATGGCAGCAACATCAGTCTCAACATTTCAATCCACAGACCAATCAATTTCTTCACCATAACCATCAACCTCGTCAACATAATGTGCCTCCTCCATTTCCAGAACATGGCCAAAACCATAATCAGTGGAATCCTCAATCCCCAACCCGTCAAAGCCCTAATTTTCAAACTCCCACTTCTCAAAATCCTAACTTACGCCCATCCACTTCCCCCAATCGAGGGAACAGTCAAAACCCTGCTACCCCGAATCCCTGGAGCCCTAGTACTCAGGGTTTCCCAAACCCTAACCAATTCCGAAACCCTAGTAACCAGCTGAACAACAATCAAACATCTATTCAAGGACAAGCCTCCCCTGCTCCTCCACCGCCACCTCCTTCAATCACTGATTTGGCACTTTTGTGCACGGAGGGTAATGTTAAAGAAGCAATAGAGTTGATGGACAAAGGGGTCAAAGCTGATGCTGGTTGCTTCAATCTTCTGTTTGACTTGTGTGGCCAATCCAAGTCCCTTGAAGATGCTAAAAAGGCCCATGACCACTTTCTGCAGTCTTCTTTTAGGAGTGATCTCATGCTCAACAACAAGGTGATTGAAATGTATGGGAATTGTAAAAGCATGACGGATGCACGTAGGGTGTTCGATCATATGCCCAACAGGAATATGGATTCTTGGCTCTTGATGATGCGGGGTTACGCAAATAACACCAATGGGGATGATGCCTTGCAGCTGTTTGAGCAGATGAATGAATTGGGTTTGGAGATTACTTCAGAGACTTTCCTTGCTGTGTTGTCAGCTTGTGCAAGTGCAGAGGCTGTGGAGGATGCTTACGTACATTTTGAGTCAATGAAAAGCAAGTATGGAATAGAGCCTGGGGTGGAGCACTACATGGGGCTTTTGGATGTTTTGGGACAATCTGCATATCTCAATGAAGCTGAGGAGTTTATTGCCAAATTGCCATTTGAGCCTACTGTAAACGTATGGGAGAAACTGAAGCATTATGCTCGGGTTCATGGAGATGTTGATCTTGAAGACTATGCTGAAGAGTTGATGGTTAGTCTTGACCCATCAAAGGCTGCTGTGAATAAGATCCCCACGCCACCTCCGAAGAAGTATACTGCAATTAGCATGCTTGATGGAAGGAACAGAATTATTGAATATAAGAATCCTACTCTTTACAAGGATGATGAAAAGTTGAAGGCCTTGAGTGGGATGAAAGATGCGGGATATGTTCCTGATACAAGATATGTTCTTCATGACATTGATCAAGAAGCAAAGGAGCAAGCCTTGCTCTACCACAGTGAACGTCTAGCAATTGCCTATGGCCTTATTAGTACTCCACCAAGAACACCTCTTAGAATCATCAAGAACCTTCGTGTCTGTGGTGACTGCCACAATGCCATCAAGATTATGTCTAGGATTGTTGGGAGGgaattaattgttagagataaCAAAAGGTTTCATCATTTCAAGGATGGAAAATGCTCTTGTGGGGATTACTGGTGA
- the LOC106766001 gene encoding probable LRR receptor-like serine/threonine-protein kinase At1g51810 encodes MSPSVFLLWLVTIPVLAYSAHSSVPPLGYYLDCGGSKEVTVDGLKYVPDGSYIKVGNTSPINKPGLLPTLSTLRYFPDASAGKYCYSLPVIKGSKYLVKTMYYYGGFDGGTQPPVFDQIVEGTRWGVVNTTEDYAKGLSSYFDITVVPSGKTLSVCLARNSYTGSSSPFISALEVRILEPSLYNPTDFSKHALVTVARSAFGGQDIIGFPDDKFNRMWQPHKDQNPVVESQSNVTSSDFWNLPPVKVFNTGVTTSRGKTLEIQWPSMPLPSTYYYICLYFQDNRQPSPYSWRAFDVFINGHLFFSNLNVTSKGVSVYAAQWPLFGQTKISLTPAVGVPVGPVLNAGEIYQILPLGGRTHTRDIIAMEDFARSIHNPPPDWNGDPCLPKGNSWTGVTCSNGFHARVLTLNLTNAGLSGILPPTLDNLSALAHLWLGGNKFSGVIPDLSGLKDLETLHLEKNNFEGALPPSIIKLPRLREIHSDF; translated from the exons ATGAGCCCCTCCGTCTTCCTTCTATGGCTTGTCACTATTCCTGTCCTAGCCTACTCCGCCCATTCTTCTGTCCCACCTCTCG GGTATTATTTAGACTGCGGGGGCTCGAAGGAGGTAACGGTAGACGGTCTGAAATATGTTCCTGATGGAAGCTACATCAAGGTGGGAAACACCAGCCCCATCAACAAGCCTGGTTTGTTGCCCACACTGTCCACGCTGCGTTACTTTCCCGACGCGTCGGCTGGAAAATATTGCTATTCGCTACCGGTGATCAAAGGAAGCAAATATCTGGTGAAGACCATGTACTACTACGGAGGATTCGATGGAGGGACGCAGCCTCCAGTTTTCGATCAAATCGTTGAAGGGACAAGATGGGGCGTTGTGAACACCACTGAGGACTACGCCAAAGGTCTTAGCTCCTATTTTGACATCACGGTGGTGCCATCGGGGAAGACCTTGAGCGTCTGCTTGGCCAGGAACTCATACACCGGTAGCTCAAGCCCCTTCATTTCGGCCCTGGAGGTCAGGATCTTGGAACCCTCTTTGTATAACCCCACTGACTTCTCCAAGCATGCCCTTGTAACCGTTGCCAGAAGTGCCTTTGGAGGTCAAGATATCATTGG TTTTCCAGATGACAAATTCAACCGGATGTGGCAACCACACAAGGACCAGAATCCTGTTGTGGAAAGCCAATCAAATGTAACTTCTTCAGACTTCTGGAACCTCCCTCCAGTTAAAGTATTCAACACAGGAGTTACCACTAGTCGAGGGAAGACTCTTGAGATTCAGTGGCCCTCTATGCCCCTTCCAAGCACCTACTACTACATTTGCCTCTATTTCCAAGACAACAGACAACCAAGCCCTTACAGCTGGAGGGCTTTTGACGTTTTCATTAATGGCCACCTCTTCTTTTCCAACCTTAATGTCACATCTAAGGGTGTCAGTGTTTATGCTGCACAATGGCCACTTTTTGGGCAGACCAAAATTTCATTGACCCCTGCTGTAGGAGTACCAGTTGGACCTGTCCTCAATGCTGGAGAAATTTATCAGATTCTACCGCTTGGTGGTCGAACTCACACTAGAGATA TAATTGCAATGGAGGATTTCGCAAGAAGCATTCATAATCCACCTCCTGATTGGAACGGTGATCCTTGCCTTCCTAAGGGAAATTCGTGGACTGGGGTTACATGCTCTAACGGTTTTCATGCACGAGTCTTGACACT GAACTTGACAAATGCCGGGCTTTCTGGGATACTTCCTCCAACCCTTGACAATCTAAGTGCACTAGCTCATCT GTGGCTTGGGGGAAACAAATTCTCAGGCGTCATCCCAGATTTGAGTGGACTGAAGGATTTAGAAACTTT GCATTTGGAGAAGAACAACTTTGAAGGAGCACTTCCTCCATCAATAATTAAACTCCCAAGATTGCGTGAAAT TCATTCTGATTTTTAG